A genomic window from Vagococcus sp. CY52-2 includes:
- the yidD gene encoding membrane protein insertion efficiency factor YidD — MKKIIILPVRFYQKFISPLFPKSCRYHPTCSQYMIDAVNYHGAIKGFIMGTARILRCHPFVKGGIDYVPPTFSIRKNPDETYRGPYKREKK, encoded by the coding sequence ATGAAAAAAATTATCATTTTACCTGTTCGTTTTTATCAAAAATTTATTTCTCCTTTATTTCCTAAAAGTTGTCGTTATCATCCAACGTGTTCTCAGTATATGATTGATGCGGTAAATTATCATGGAGCGATTAAAGGATTTATCATGGGTACGGCTCGTATTTTAAGATGTCACCCTTTTGTTAAAGGTGGCATTGACTATGTACCACCAACATTTAGCATCAGGAAAAATCCAGATGAGACATATCGTGGACCATATAAAAGAGAAAAAAAATAA
- a CDS encoding DNA-directed RNA polymerase subunit beta, with protein MSSITKRVVIQLMLVIFVILLLIGLFFLGIFIGYVYVGKGQSSDAFNPSTWHHILDFVK; from the coding sequence TTGAGTTCAATAACTAAAAGAGTAGTCATACAATTGATGCTAGTTATTTTTGTGATTCTATTATTGATTGGATTATTTTTCCTAGGTATTTTTATAGGGTATGTCTATGTTGGAAAAGGGCAATCAAGTGATGCCTTTAATCCATCGACATGGCACCATATACTAGATTTTGTAAAATAA
- a CDS encoding ABC transporter ATP-binding protein: MLKVENLSVHYGMIQAVKDVSFEVNKGEIVSLIGANGAGKTTILKSLSGLVKSSGGSMTFNNEDLTKKSAPTIVKSGLVQVPEGRHIFAGMTVMENLELGGFIHNNHDEKKEILDYIFETFPVLKERLKQDAATLSGGEQQMLAMGRALMTKPDLLLLDEPSMGLAPIFIREIFHIIERINKQGTTILLIEQNANMALKLSDRGYVLETGQVVLKGSGKELLESEEVQKAYLGG, translated from the coding sequence ATGTTAAAAGTTGAAAATTTATCTGTGCATTATGGCATGATTCAGGCAGTAAAAGATGTGTCTTTTGAAGTAAATAAGGGAGAAATTGTCAGTTTAATTGGGGCTAACGGAGCTGGTAAAACGACTATTTTAAAAAGTTTATCAGGCTTAGTAAAGTCTTCAGGTGGTTCGATGACATTTAATAATGAAGATCTAACAAAAAAATCAGCTCCGACTATTGTAAAAAGCGGTTTAGTTCAAGTGCCAGAAGGTCGTCATATTTTTGCAGGAATGACGGTTATGGAGAACTTGGAACTTGGTGGCTTTATTCATAATAATCATGATGAGAAAAAAGAAATTTTAGATTATATTTTTGAAACATTCCCTGTGTTGAAAGAAAGATTAAAACAAGATGCCGCAACACTTTCAGGTGGAGAACAACAAATGCTTGCTATGGGGCGAGCGTTGATGACCAAACCAGATTTATTATTACTGGATGAACCATCAATGGGACTTGCACCTATCTTTATTCGTGAGATTTTTCATATTATCGAACGGATTAACAAACAAGGAACAACCATTCTTTTAATCGAACAAAATGCCAATATGGCGTTGAAACTTTCTGATAGAGGATATGTATTAGAAACAGGTCAAGTGGTGCTTAAAGGAAGCGGTAAAGAGTTATTAGAAAGTGAAGAAGTACAGAAAGCTTATTTAGGAGGATAG
- a CDS encoding ABC transporter ATP-binding protein: protein MSELNISHLTKNFGGLAAIQDLNLHFGDNELIGLIGPNGAGKTTLFNLITGVYEPSSGSIELTHDSKTITLNGISPFKIAQLGISRTFQNIRLFKELSVLDNVLIAMTANAKESVLSGMLRLPSFYKKEDKMREEATKLLGLFELEDKKDNLAKNLPYGEQRRLEIVRALATKPSILFLDEPAAGMNPQETEELTQLIKRIQKEFGLTIVLIEHDMSLVMEVCERLYVLEYGALIASGTPEEIKQDKRVIQAYLGGEE from the coding sequence ATGTCTGAGTTAAACATTAGTCATTTGACAAAGAATTTTGGTGGATTAGCTGCTATTCAGGATTTAAATTTACATTTTGGTGATAATGAGTTGATTGGTTTAATCGGCCCAAATGGAGCGGGAAAAACGACGCTTTTTAACTTGATTACAGGTGTATATGAGCCAAGTTCTGGAAGTATTGAATTAACACATGATAGTAAGACAATAACGTTAAATGGTATTTCTCCGTTTAAAATTGCGCAATTAGGTATTAGTCGAACGTTTCAAAATATTCGCTTGTTTAAAGAGTTGAGTGTTTTGGATAATGTTTTGATTGCAATGACCGCCAATGCTAAAGAAAGTGTGTTATCTGGCATGTTGCGGTTACCTTCTTTTTATAAAAAAGAAGATAAAATGAGAGAAGAAGCAACGAAATTATTAGGTCTATTTGAATTAGAGGACAAAAAAGATAATTTAGCGAAAAATTTGCCTTACGGGGAGCAACGCCGTTTAGAAATTGTTCGAGCTTTAGCAACAAAACCGAGCATTTTATTTTTAGATGAACCGGCAGCTGGGATGAACCCACAGGAAACAGAAGAATTAACCCAATTAATCAAACGAATTCAAAAAGAATTTGGGTTGACGATTGTCCTAATTGAACATGATATGTCGTTAGTTATGGAAGTCTGTGAGAGACTTTATGTATTAGAGTATGGGGCGTTAATTGCCTCAGGGACACCAGAAGAAATTAAGCAAGATAAACGCGTTATTCAGGCGTATTTAGGTGGTGAAGAGTAA
- a CDS encoding ABC transporter substrate-binding protein, which translates to MKKILGMLMGATLLLSACGTPGGGTAQNTKSQKDADTVKIGLNMELSGAAAGYGNQEKEGAELAVKEINKAGGINGKKIDLVVKDNKSDTAEAATIATSLTTSDNVIGMIGPATSGATKAASPNATKAKVPIITPSGTDDSITVNNGTVQEYIFRTCFQDSFQGVILANYATDNLKAKKAVIIGDVSSDYAKGLTKSFKETFKGDIVADEKFNAKDKDFKAILTKIKDKDFDFIYLPGYYEEAGLIIKQAREMGIEQPIIGADGFSDSKLIDIAGDENMSNIYYTAHFSEKAPASDKVKTFIETFKKEYGKTPSSFNALAYDSVYMVKAALEAEKENTSEALTKGLATLTDFEGVTGTMTMDKNHNPKKPAVVIGLEKGEENTAEVVNP; encoded by the coding sequence ATGAAAAAAATTCTAGGAATGCTTATGGGTGCAACGTTATTGTTATCTGCTTGTGGAACACCGGGTGGAGGAACTGCTCAAAATACGAAATCACAAAAAGATGCTGATACAGTCAAAATTGGTTTAAACATGGAATTATCTGGTGCAGCTGCTGGGTATGGTAACCAAGAAAAAGAAGGTGCCGAACTTGCAGTGAAAGAAATCAATAAAGCCGGTGGGATTAACGGTAAGAAAATTGATTTAGTTGTCAAAGATAATAAAAGTGATACGGCCGAAGCAGCAACAATTGCAACGAGTTTAACAACAAGCGACAATGTCATTGGAATGATCGGTCCAGCAACATCCGGTGCGACAAAAGCAGCTAGTCCAAACGCAACAAAAGCCAAAGTCCCAATTATCACACCATCTGGGACCGATGATTCTATTACAGTAAATAATGGAACAGTTCAAGAATATATTTTTAGAACATGCTTTCAAGATTCTTTCCAAGGGGTTATCTTAGCTAACTATGCAACTGATAATTTGAAAGCGAAAAAAGCAGTGATCATTGGAGACGTATCAAGTGATTATGCAAAAGGATTAACTAAATCATTTAAAGAGACATTTAAAGGTGACATTGTGGCTGATGAAAAATTTAATGCGAAAGATAAAGATTTTAAAGCCATTCTAACAAAAATAAAAGACAAAGATTTTGATTTTATTTACTTACCAGGCTATTACGAAGAAGCTGGTTTAATCATCAAACAGGCACGTGAAATGGGAATTGAACAGCCAATTATCGGGGCTGATGGATTCTCAGATTCTAAATTAATTGATATTGCTGGTGATGAAAATATGAGTAATATCTACTATACGGCTCATTTTTCTGAAAAAGCACCTGCTTCAGATAAAGTAAAAACATTTATTGAGACATTTAAAAAAGAGTATGGTAAAACACCAAGCTCATTTAATGCGTTAGCATATGATTCTGTTTACATGGTTAAAGCTGCTTTAGAAGCTGAAAAAGAAAATACAAGTGAAGCATTAACAAAAGGTTTAGCAACATTAACAGACTTTGAAGGTGTGACAGGTACCATGACAATGGATAAAAATCATAATCCGAAAAAACCAGCTGTTGTAATCGGACTTGAAAAAGGCGAAGAAAACACAGCAGAAGTGGTAAATCCGTAA
- a CDS encoding branched-chain amino acid ABC transporter permease, with protein MNVLQQLVNGLSLGSIYALLALGYTMVYGIIKLINFAHGEIYMIGAFIGYYVANNFGFGLVLTLLTSMIICAILGMLIEFLAYRPLRNSTRIAALITAIGVSFLLQSLMIYFVGADTKPYPQLMKNITYDLGICQISKIQLVIIATSIFLMLLLQFIVQQTKMGRAMRAASVDPEAAQLMGINVNYTISFTFALGSSLAAAGGVLIGLYYNSIDPMMGVAPGLKAFIAAVFGGIGIIPGAALGGFAIGIIETVVSALGFTAYRDAAVYLILIIVLLVKPSGLLGKNIKEKV; from the coding sequence ATGAATGTCCTTCAACAATTAGTCAATGGACTCTCATTAGGAAGTATTTACGCACTATTAGCCCTAGGGTATACAATGGTGTATGGAATTATAAAGTTAATCAATTTTGCTCATGGTGAAATATATATGATTGGTGCTTTTATTGGGTACTATGTGGCTAATAACTTTGGTTTTGGCTTAGTTTTAACACTTTTAACATCTATGATTATCTGTGCGATTTTAGGGATGTTGATTGAATTTTTAGCTTATCGTCCACTTAGAAATTCAACACGTATTGCAGCGCTTATTACAGCGATAGGGGTATCATTCTTACTACAATCATTAATGATCTATTTCGTGGGAGCAGATACAAAACCTTATCCTCAATTAATGAAAAATATAACTTATGATTTAGGCATATGCCAAATTAGTAAAATTCAACTCGTGATTATCGCAACGTCAATTTTCTTAATGCTGTTATTACAATTTATCGTACAACAAACAAAAATGGGGCGTGCCATGCGTGCAGCAAGTGTTGATCCCGAAGCAGCTCAATTAATGGGGATAAATGTAAATTATACCATTTCATTTACTTTTGCACTTGGCTCGTCATTAGCCGCTGCAGGTGGTGTATTAATTGGTCTTTACTATAATAGTATAGACCCAATGATGGGTGTTGCTCCTGGTCTTAAAGCGTTTATCGCTGCCGTGTTTGGTGGAATAGGGATTATTCCAGGTGCCGCACTTGGTGGGTTTGCGATCGGTATCATCGAAACGGTCGTGAGTGCTTTAGGTTTTACAGCTTATCGAGATGCAGCCGTTTACTTGATTTTAATTATTGTATTACTTGTTAAACCATCTGGATTATTAGGTAAAAATATTAAGGAAAAAGTGTAG
- a CDS encoding branched-chain amino acid ABC transporter permease produces MKERLKINGIWLAIMVVIFAMLAITYSTGLMSPVVETTLVMIGINIILAAGLNLVIGISGQFSLGHAGFMAIGAYTTAIMTIKMPSIVGFLIGLVLGCILSGIVALLVGIPTLRLSGDYLAIATLGVSEIIRSLIMNMDQITNGPAGLFGIPPFVTWSMVYLFVCITLILMTNYIHSAAGRATLSVRENLIAAESMGVNVTKYKVVAFVIGAMTAAVAGGMYSSYVQTIVPGNFDFMKSIDILIIVVFGGVGSMTGTVVAAVLLGVLNMYLQDFGAIRMIIYAFALVIIMIFKPSGLLGTKEFSVKKLLSKGGKQHV; encoded by the coding sequence ATGAAAGAACGATTGAAAATAAATGGGATTTGGTTAGCGATAATGGTCGTTATTTTTGCGATGCTGGCAATCACTTACTCGACTGGATTGATGTCACCTGTTGTCGAAACAACATTAGTAATGATTGGTATCAACATTATTCTAGCAGCTGGACTTAACTTGGTTATTGGTATTTCTGGTCAATTTTCTTTGGGACATGCAGGATTTATGGCGATTGGAGCTTATACAACGGCAATTATGACAATAAAGATGCCGTCAATTGTTGGGTTTTTAATTGGATTAGTTTTAGGTTGTATTCTTTCAGGAATTGTGGCACTTTTAGTTGGTATTCCAACTCTGCGTCTTTCTGGTGACTATTTAGCCATTGCAACATTAGGTGTATCTGAAATTATTCGCTCATTGATTATGAATATGGATCAAATCACTAATGGTCCAGCCGGATTATTTGGTATTCCTCCTTTTGTAACCTGGTCAATGGTTTATTTATTTGTTTGTATCACATTGATTTTGATGACAAATTATATTCATAGCGCAGCAGGACGTGCGACGTTATCTGTTCGAGAGAATCTAATCGCAGCAGAATCTATGGGTGTGAATGTGACAAAGTATAAAGTGGTTGCTTTTGTGATTGGTGCCATGACCGCAGCCGTTGCTGGGGGAATGTATTCAAGCTATGTTCAAACGATTGTGCCAGGGAACTTTGATTTTATGAAATCAATTGATATTCTAATCATCGTAGTATTTGGTGGAGTTGGAAGCATGACAGGAACTGTTGTAGCGGCCGTTTTACTTGGTGTATTGAATATGTATTTACAAGATTTTGGTGCCATTCGTATGATAATTTATGCGTTTGCTCTAGTTATCATCATGATTTTCAAACCTTCTGGCTTATTAGGAACAAAAGAATTTTCAGTGAAAAAATTATTGAGTAAAGGAGGTAAACAACATGTCTGA
- a CDS encoding CBS and ACT domain-containing protein, giving the protein MLVKDYMSTEVITTSPETPVFQAMDLMKQKNIHRLPVVKDDQLVGLVTEGTIQEAMPSKATSLSVYEVNYLLNKMTVADVMIKDVHTIKADEFIEEAIKIMREYNIGVLPVVDVNRTIQGIITSTDAFGAFLAITGYGENGTRVAISIKDDHPGVLADLTKVLAQDKFNIVQIIVYRQTKNVIIVIQVVEKNATKLEKSLIDNQYDVIMCLETERS; this is encoded by the coding sequence ATGTTAGTAAAAGACTATATGTCAACAGAAGTGATTACGACTTCCCCTGAAACACCTGTTTTTCAAGCAATGGACTTAATGAAACAAAAAAATATTCACCGTTTGCCAGTTGTAAAAGACGATCAATTAGTTGGATTGGTCACTGAAGGAACAATTCAAGAAGCGATGCCGTCAAAAGCAACCAGCTTAAGCGTGTATGAAGTGAATTATTTGTTAAATAAAATGACTGTAGCCGATGTGATGATTAAAGACGTTCATACTATCAAGGCCGATGAATTTATTGAAGAAGCCATCAAGATTATGCGTGAGTATAATATTGGTGTGTTGCCTGTTGTGGATGTTAACAGGACTATTCAAGGTATTATCACTAGTACAGATGCATTTGGTGCCTTTTTAGCTATTACTGGTTATGGAGAGAATGGGACGCGTGTTGCGATTTCAATTAAAGACGATCATCCTGGTGTGTTGGCTGATTTAACGAAAGTATTAGCTCAAGATAAATTTAATATCGTTCAGATTATTGTGTATCGTCAAACAAAGAATGTTATTATCGTGATACAAGTTGTCGAAAAAAATGCCACTAAATTAGAAAAATCACTAATTGACAATCAGTATGATGTTATTATGTGTTTAGAGACTGAAAGAAGCTAA
- a CDS encoding DUF2969 family protein, whose amino-acid sequence MKKNKPVEVEIKELSTHDELLIGKKVIGKVTKLSDKKFEVETTDGILGVYKTQDDAYEEALKYWNLNN is encoded by the coding sequence ATGAAAAAAAATAAACCAGTTGAAGTTGAAATTAAAGAATTATCAACTCATGATGAATTGTTAATTGGAAAAAAAGTCATTGGAAAAGTAACAAAATTGTCAGATAAAAAATTTGAAGTTGAAACAACAGATGGTATTTTAGGTGTATACAAAACACAAGACGATGCCTACGAAGAAGCATTAAAATATTGGAATTTAAATAATTAA